A genomic region of Exiguobacterium oxidotolerans JCM 12280 contains the following coding sequences:
- a CDS encoding Asp23/Gls24 family envelope stress response protein, with product MAIEMKTTYGKIDVDNDVVAQLAGGAAMECFGVVGMASQSQIKDGLAELLKRENFARGVIVRQSSEQVHIDMHIIVSYGTKISEVANNVQSRVKYTLNQALGLEVTSVNIFVQGVRLTNV from the coding sequence GTGGCGATCGAGATGAAAACGACCTATGGAAAGATTGATGTAGATAATGATGTCGTCGCGCAACTGGCGGGCGGAGCTGCAATGGAATGTTTTGGTGTCGTTGGTATGGCATCCCAATCACAAATCAAAGATGGGCTAGCTGAATTATTGAAACGTGAGAATTTTGCACGTGGTGTCATCGTTCGACAATCTTCAGAACAAGTCCACATCGATATGCATATCATTGTGAGTTACGGTACAAAAATTTCTGAAGTCGCGAACAATGTTCAAAGCCGTGTTAAATATACGTTGAACCAAGCGTTAGGGTTAGAAGTGACATCTGTAAATATTTTTGTCCAAGGAGTCCGCTTGACGAATGTCTAA
- the recG gene encoding ATP-dependent DNA helicase RecG: MNPSSEVTALKGVGRDLATKLAEMDIVTISDVLEHVPFRYDDFVTGSLTEAIHEDKVKFTGQVQSEPLVRYYGKGKNRLTFRLLVEERYSVTVTMFNRAFYKAQLKLGEEVTVSGKWDLHRMTISATELQFGAIEGELTPVYSLKGDMRMKTFRRVVELAFAAVESVGERVPDSIRTAYRLLDRMTMLKALHFPTHRKELTAARRSYVYEECLYFQLKLQTLRLGKRQGQGIALPLHQAAVDEFIAGLPFPLTGAQKRVTEEILSDMHRAERMNRLLQGDVGSGKTVIAAIALFATIRANKQGALMVPTEILAEQHASSLAPLLEPFGIKVGLLTSSVKGKARVLLLEALRQGEIDILVGTHALIQDTVVFKDLHLVITDEQHRFGVEQRKRLRAKAAQADVLYMTATPIPRTLAISVFGDMDVSIIDEMPAGRKEIETYWAKPEQIERVFGFVEKELLLGRQAYVITPLIEESESLDVQNAMELHAVLVERFRDNQVGLMHGRLGSSEKDEVMQAFKDNQVQVLVSTTVVEVGVNVPNASIIVIYDAERFGLAQLHQLRGRVGRGDAQSYCILIADPSSDTGKERIKTMTETNDGFKLAEKDLELRGSGNFFGTEQSGLPRFVLTDPALDIQIMETARNDAVRLLRSDAFWQTSDYDVLRHYIEEQGLLDGERIE; this comes from the coding sequence ATGAATCCATCAAGTGAGGTCACGGCACTTAAGGGAGTCGGGCGTGATTTGGCAACTAAGCTTGCAGAAATGGATATCGTAACGATCTCGGACGTGCTGGAGCACGTCCCATTTCGTTACGATGATTTCGTTACGGGGAGTTTAACGGAAGCGATCCATGAAGATAAGGTCAAGTTCACAGGTCAAGTTCAATCAGAACCGCTCGTTCGTTATTACGGAAAAGGTAAGAATCGGCTAACGTTCCGGTTACTTGTCGAAGAACGCTACAGCGTCACGGTGACGATGTTCAATCGTGCCTTTTACAAAGCCCAATTGAAGTTAGGGGAAGAAGTGACGGTCAGCGGCAAGTGGGATTTGCATCGGATGACGATTTCAGCGACGGAACTTCAATTCGGGGCGATCGAAGGTGAACTGACACCCGTCTATTCCTTAAAAGGTGACATGCGGATGAAGACGTTCCGCCGTGTCGTCGAACTCGCTTTCGCAGCAGTAGAATCAGTCGGGGAGCGGGTGCCCGATTCGATTCGGACGGCGTATCGACTTCTCGACCGGATGACGATGCTAAAGGCGTTACACTTCCCGACGCATCGAAAAGAATTGACAGCGGCGAGAAGAAGTTATGTGTATGAAGAGTGCCTCTATTTTCAGTTAAAGCTTCAGACATTACGACTTGGAAAGCGACAGGGACAAGGGATTGCTTTACCGTTACATCAAGCAGCCGTCGACGAGTTTATTGCAGGATTGCCATTTCCGTTGACAGGCGCTCAAAAACGAGTGACAGAAGAAATTTTGAGTGATATGCATCGAGCAGAGCGAATGAATCGGTTGCTGCAAGGAGATGTCGGAAGTGGGAAGACCGTCATCGCGGCGATTGCCCTGTTCGCGACGATTCGTGCGAACAAGCAAGGCGCCTTGATGGTTCCGACTGAAATACTAGCGGAGCAGCATGCTTCCTCACTTGCCCCGTTACTCGAACCATTCGGGATTAAAGTCGGTCTCTTAACGAGTTCTGTCAAAGGAAAGGCCCGTGTGTTATTGCTAGAAGCCTTACGGCAAGGAGAAATCGATATCCTTGTCGGCACCCATGCCTTGATTCAGGATACAGTCGTCTTCAAGGACTTACATTTAGTGATTACGGACGAACAACATCGGTTTGGTGTCGAGCAACGGAAGCGCCTCCGAGCAAAAGCAGCACAAGCAGATGTCCTCTATATGACGGCGACACCGATTCCGCGAACACTTGCGATTTCTGTGTTTGGCGATATGGATGTTTCGATCATCGACGAGATGCCAGCAGGGCGTAAAGAAATTGAAACGTACTGGGCAAAACCAGAACAGATTGAACGCGTCTTTGGTTTTGTGGAGAAGGAGTTACTTCTCGGGCGACAAGCCTATGTCATCACGCCATTGATCGAGGAATCTGAATCGCTTGATGTTCAAAATGCGATGGAATTGCATGCCGTTCTCGTCGAACGTTTCCGCGACAATCAAGTTGGTTTGATGCACGGACGTCTCGGCTCGTCTGAAAAAGACGAGGTCATGCAAGCTTTCAAGGACAATCAGGTCCAAGTCCTCGTCTCGACGACTGTCGTCGAAGTCGGGGTGAACGTCCCGAATGCCTCAATCATCGTCATTTACGACGCAGAACGATTCGGTCTCGCGCAATTGCATCAATTGCGTGGACGTGTCGGACGAGGGGATGCACAGTCATATTGTATCTTGATTGCTGATCCGTCGTCTGACACCGGGAAAGAGCGGATTAAGACGATGACAGAGACGAACGACGGCTTCAAATTAGCGGAAAAAGACTTAGAACTACGCGGATCGGGTAATTTCTTTGGGACAGAACAAAGTGGATTGCCACGCTTCGTCCTGACAGATCCTGCCCTCGATATTCAAATCATGGAAACAGCCCGGAACGACGCCGTCCGCTTGTTGCGTTCGGATGCCTTTTGGCAAACATCGGACTACGACGTGTTACGCCATTATATCGAAGAGCAAGGACTGCTTGACGGAGAAAGAATTGAATAA
- a CDS encoding thiamine diphosphokinase yields the protein MRVLIVAAGPVEDVPTLAPFVKDKTMIIGVDGGIATLVEQGLDFDVAIGDFDSLGYVPDGGLLHPAEKDETDLELALRYATEQAAGSELLIFGATGGRLDMTLQNVYLLKQFPMARLVTKREDVRYWKTGQYELASEGYHYLSFIPLVPSNLTLRGVKYPLTEHPVPVGGSLTVSNEWVGVAQVTVVEGEVLVLRTHEK from the coding sequence ATGAGAGTTTTAATCGTTGCGGCAGGACCGGTAGAAGACGTCCCGACGCTCGCACCATTCGTGAAAGACAAGACGATGATTATCGGTGTTGACGGCGGGATTGCGACATTAGTGGAGCAAGGACTTGATTTTGATGTGGCAATCGGTGACTTTGATTCGCTCGGATACGTTCCGGATGGTGGATTGCTTCATCCGGCAGAAAAAGATGAAACGGACTTAGAACTAGCGTTACGTTACGCTACCGAACAGGCTGCAGGTTCTGAACTACTCATCTTTGGTGCGACGGGTGGTCGGCTCGACATGACGCTACAGAACGTCTATTTGTTAAAACAATTTCCGATGGCACGACTCGTGACGAAACGTGAGGATGTCCGGTACTGGAAAACCGGTCAGTACGAACTCGCGTCTGAAGGGTATCATTACCTTTCCTTCATTCCCCTTGTCCCGTCGAACTTGACCCTGCGCGGCGTCAAATACCCCTTGACGGAGCATCCTGTTCCGGTCGGTGGTTCGCTGACGGTCAGCAATGAGTGGGTTGGTGTTGCGCAAGTGACGGTCGTCGAAGGGGAAGTTCTCGTCCTGCGCACGCACGAAAAATAA
- the fabD gene encoding ACP S-malonyltransferase: MGKTVWMFPGQGSQMPGMGQTLVSEEETKQTLVDLGTRIGLDLTTLLTTGTKEELKATELAQPAIVAHSTLLATRYAALGNKPDYVLGHSVGEYSALVAASVLTPSEAVYLVHERGKLMNQVSGGTMAAVIGLSDVEAAHHAVESIAATGEIVQIANYNCPGQFVISGHVAAVESATAKLKELGAKRVLPLDVSGAFHSSLMTPFAPRFEDFLASSPFEAAQAKFISNVDGSFHDQPDDLKRLLVQQLYSPVRFEACVEQLIEEGVDTFIEFGPSSPLSGLVKRIKKDVKIISITTLEQLEAEGIRG, encoded by the coding sequence ATGGGGAAAACGGTATGGATGTTTCCGGGGCAAGGGTCACAAATGCCCGGTATGGGACAGACACTTGTCAGTGAGGAAGAAACTAAACAAACGTTAGTCGATCTCGGAACACGAATCGGCCTAGATTTAACAACGCTGTTAACGACGGGGACAAAAGAAGAACTAAAGGCGACGGAGCTTGCTCAACCCGCAATCGTCGCACATAGTACACTTCTCGCCACTCGTTATGCAGCACTCGGTAACAAACCGGACTATGTCCTTGGGCATAGCGTCGGGGAGTACAGCGCGCTTGTCGCAGCATCGGTCCTTACGCCGAGTGAAGCCGTTTATCTTGTCCATGAACGTGGTAAGTTGATGAACCAGGTTTCAGGTGGAACGATGGCTGCCGTCATCGGTTTAAGTGATGTCGAAGCCGCGCACCATGCCGTCGAATCGATTGCGGCGACAGGTGAAATCGTGCAAATCGCGAACTACAACTGTCCTGGCCAATTCGTCATCTCAGGGCACGTCGCAGCCGTCGAATCGGCGACAGCGAAATTAAAAGAGCTCGGTGCAAAGCGTGTCTTACCACTCGATGTCTCCGGTGCGTTCCACTCCTCTTTAATGACACCGTTCGCACCACGTTTCGAAGATTTCCTTGCTTCTTCACCATTCGAAGCGGCGCAAGCGAAGTTTATCTCAAACGTGGACGGATCGTTTCACGATCAACCGGACGACTTGAAACGACTGCTCGTTCAACAATTGTATTCACCTGTTCGCTTTGAGGCATGTGTCGAGCAATTGATTGAAGAGGGTGTCGATACCTTCATCGAATTCGGACCGTCTTCACCACTTAGTGGGCTTGTCAAACGTATCAAAAAAGACGTTAAAATCATTAGTATCACGACACTTGAACAACTAGAAGCGGAGGGAATTCGTGGATGA
- the sdaAB gene encoding L-serine ammonia-lyase, iron-sulfur-dependent subunit beta: MKYRSVFDIIGPVMVGPSSSHTAGAARIGLMAGKLFGETPTDIYITFYGSFADTYRGHGTDVAIIGGVLGYDTFDDRIPESIKIAEGKGIRVHFETSEALTDHPNTARVHLTDGENQFELVGISIGGGTIEITELNGVPLRLSGGGPALVVLHHDRFGAIAAVTSILADYEINIGHMEVSRHEKGRQALMAIEIDDRMPKEVLEEINRLPQVERSVMMGE, translated from the coding sequence ATGAAGTATCGTAGTGTATTTGATATCATCGGTCCTGTCATGGTAGGACCATCGAGTTCCCATACGGCAGGAGCAGCACGAATCGGTTTGATGGCGGGTAAGTTGTTCGGGGAAACGCCAACAGACATTTATATCACATTTTATGGATCGTTTGCCGATACGTACCGGGGGCACGGAACCGATGTAGCGATCATTGGTGGTGTACTTGGTTATGATACGTTTGATGATCGAATTCCTGAGTCGATTAAAATCGCCGAAGGGAAAGGAATTCGGGTTCATTTTGAGACGAGTGAAGCACTGACGGACCATCCGAATACGGCGCGAGTCCATTTGACTGATGGAGAAAATCAATTTGAACTCGTCGGCATTTCAATTGGTGGAGGAACGATTGAAATTACAGAATTGAATGGTGTACCGTTACGTCTCTCAGGTGGCGGGCCGGCACTTGTCGTCTTGCACCACGATCGTTTCGGGGCGATTGCGGCAGTCACGAGCATTCTCGCAGACTATGAAATTAACATTGGTCACATGGAAGTGTCGCGCCATGAAAAAGGACGTCAAGCCTTGATGGCGATTGAAATCGATGATCGGATGCCTAAAGAAGTGCTTGAAGAAATTAATCGGTTACCACAGGTCGAACGATCCGTCATGATGGGAGAGTGA
- a CDS encoding amino acid permease — MQLKRAMTSRHLFMISLGGIIGTGLFLGSGLTISQAGPLGAVLSYIVGGTIMYLTMLCLGEMAVHMPVSGSFQTYTTRFIGPGIGFAVGWIYWLGWAVTVALEITAAGSLMDRWFPNVPVVIWCALFTVILFGLNAISAKAFGEAEFWFSSLKVLAILFFIGLGGAAWFGWIDMAAERPATLFANFTANGWFPNGALGVLTTMIAVNFAFQGTELIGVAAGESSDPEKSIPKAIRNTVWRTFIFFVLSITIIGALIPYESASGISSPFIMVFDAIGIPYAADLMNIVVLTALLSVGNSGLYAATRMLWSMSQEGMISKKLAIVNQRGVPMRALAFTMLFAMLSLLTAFFAEDTVFIWLLSIAGLGAQVGWISISASQIAFRRQFIKSGHTLDELKFKTPFFPVLPIVSLSLNLLVLISLGFQADQRVALYLGVPFFLLTWASYHLFVKGKHLAAKSEQQAASSTLQDE, encoded by the coding sequence ATGCAGTTAAAAAGAGCCATGACAAGCCGACATCTATTCATGATTTCGCTTGGTGGTATTATCGGGACGGGGTTATTTCTCGGTTCAGGGTTGACGATTTCGCAAGCAGGACCACTCGGGGCGGTCCTCAGTTACATCGTCGGCGGAACAATCATGTACTTAACGATGCTCTGTCTAGGAGAGATGGCTGTCCACATGCCTGTGTCCGGTTCATTCCAAACGTATACGACACGTTTTATCGGTCCAGGCATCGGTTTTGCCGTCGGTTGGATTTATTGGCTCGGCTGGGCCGTGACCGTCGCTCTAGAAATCACAGCTGCCGGTAGTCTGATGGATCGCTGGTTTCCAAACGTTCCTGTCGTCATCTGGTGCGCCTTATTTACCGTCATCTTATTCGGTTTGAACGCTATCTCTGCGAAAGCATTCGGGGAAGCAGAATTTTGGTTTTCAAGTCTTAAAGTACTCGCCATCCTGTTCTTCATCGGACTCGGGGGAGCCGCATGGTTCGGATGGATTGATATGGCGGCTGAACGACCAGCTACGTTGTTCGCGAACTTCACGGCGAACGGCTGGTTTCCGAACGGGGCTCTCGGCGTCTTGACGACGATGATTGCCGTCAACTTCGCTTTCCAAGGAACAGAATTGATTGGAGTCGCTGCCGGGGAATCGAGTGATCCAGAAAAATCGATTCCGAAAGCGATTCGTAATACGGTTTGGCGGACGTTTATTTTCTTCGTCCTCTCAATCACGATCATCGGTGCCTTGATTCCGTATGAATCGGCGAGCGGCATCAGCAGTCCCTTCATCATGGTCTTTGACGCAATCGGCATCCCATATGCTGCAGATTTGATGAACATCGTCGTTTTGACGGCACTCTTATCCGTCGGAAACTCTGGACTGTATGCTGCGACACGCATGCTCTGGTCGATGTCGCAAGAAGGTATGATTTCAAAAAAACTCGCCATCGTCAATCAACGGGGTGTGCCGATGCGTGCCTTAGCGTTCACGATGTTGTTCGCGATGTTATCCTTATTGACGGCATTTTTTGCCGAGGATACCGTCTTCATCTGGTTGTTATCCATCGCCGGTCTCGGAGCGCAAGTCGGTTGGATCTCGATTTCTGCTTCGCAAATTGCTTTCCGACGTCAGTTTATCAAGTCAGGACACACGCTTGACGAATTGAAGTTCAAGACACCGTTTTTCCCAGTCTTACCGATCGTTTCGCTCTCACTCAACCTGCTCGTCTTAATCAGTTTAGGTTTTCAAGCGGATCAACGTGTCGCCTTATATCTCGGCGTCCCTTTCTTCCTACTGACATGGGCAAGTTACCACCTATTTGTCAAAGGGAAGCACCTTGCTGCCAAAAGCGAACAACAAGCAGCCAGTTCGACACTTCAAGACGAATGA
- the plsX gene encoding phosphate acyltransferase PlsX gives MILAVDAMGGDNAPRAIVEGVIQYLGERPKADIEIRLVGDELKLRSYDIKDSRVTIVHAATVITGEDEPVRAIRRKKDSSLVVAANLVKTKEADALISAGNTGALMTAGLFVIGRIEGVDRPALAPTFPTRNGKGVVILDVGANPDAKAEHLLDYAIMGSVYAEQVRGIKQPKVGLLNIGSEAGKGNALTKETYPLLETAPIHFIGNVEAREAMSGDVDVIVTEGFAGNTLLKSTEGAASMIMGVMKEQFMSSFSSKIAALILKPKLKKMKQLLAYEEYGGAGLFGIAAPVIKAHGSSNAYAFSRALAQAEMMVEQHVVAKIIEAKTK, from the coding sequence ATGATTTTAGCAGTAGATGCAATGGGTGGCGACAACGCCCCTCGTGCGATTGTCGAAGGTGTGATTCAGTATTTAGGGGAGCGCCCGAAGGCGGACATTGAAATTCGATTGGTTGGAGATGAATTGAAGTTACGTTCTTACGACATCAAGGATTCCCGTGTGACGATCGTTCACGCGGCAACTGTCATCACTGGAGAAGACGAACCGGTCCGTGCGATTCGACGGAAAAAAGATAGCTCACTCGTTGTGGCTGCAAACCTGGTGAAAACAAAAGAGGCGGATGCCTTGATTTCAGCAGGCAACACGGGAGCACTGATGACTGCCGGATTGTTTGTGATTGGTCGAATCGAAGGGGTTGACCGTCCTGCGCTGGCCCCGACTTTCCCGACAAGAAACGGAAAAGGTGTCGTCATCTTAGATGTCGGTGCTAATCCGGATGCAAAAGCAGAACATTTGCTTGATTATGCCATCATGGGATCAGTCTACGCAGAACAAGTACGTGGTATCAAACAACCGAAAGTTGGTCTGCTCAATATCGGCTCAGAAGCTGGTAAAGGCAATGCACTGACGAAGGAAACATATCCCTTACTTGAGACTGCCCCTATTCATTTTATTGGGAATGTCGAGGCGAGAGAAGCGATGAGTGGTGATGTGGACGTGATCGTCACAGAAGGATTTGCAGGGAATACGTTGTTGAAAAGTACGGAAGGTGCTGCAAGCATGATTATGGGTGTCATGAAGGAACAGTTCATGAGTTCATTCAGTTCGAAAATCGCGGCGTTAATTTTAAAGCCGAAACTTAAAAAAATGAAGCAATTGCTCGCGTACGAAGAATATGGTGGGGCCGGGCTGTTCGGAATTGCGGCACCTGTCATCAAAGCACACGGCTCGAGCAATGCCTATGCCTTCAGTCGTGCGCTGGCACAGGCTGAAATGATGGTCGAGCAACACGTCGTTGCGAAAATCATTGAAGCGAAGACAAAATAG
- the fapR gene encoding transcription factor FapR, whose translation MRVPKKERQVELQHTIEQNPFITDEALALHFNVSIQTIRLDRMELKIPELRERIKHVATERLDDVRTLTESEVIGDMIDLKLDTSAISILEILPEHAFSRNAIARGHILFAQANSLAIALIDDELALTTRANVQFTRSVHVGERVVAKAFVSSHRQDGRSDINVESYVGDECVFIGEFTVYRSSKEES comes from the coding sequence ATGCGGGTACCTAAAAAAGAACGGCAAGTAGAACTACAGCATACAATTGAACAAAATCCATTCATCACGGATGAAGCACTTGCGCTTCATTTTAACGTCAGCATTCAGACGATTCGGCTCGATCGAATGGAATTGAAAATCCCTGAATTACGGGAACGGATTAAACACGTCGCGACAGAACGACTCGATGACGTGCGTACTTTGACCGAAAGCGAAGTCATTGGTGATATGATTGACCTGAAACTTGATACATCTGCGATTTCGATTTTAGAAATTTTGCCGGAACACGCTTTTAGCCGGAACGCGATTGCACGCGGGCATATTCTGTTCGCTCAAGCCAATTCGCTCGCCATCGCGTTAATTGATGACGAGTTAGCATTGACGACACGAGCAAACGTGCAATTTACACGATCTGTCCATGTTGGGGAACGTGTCGTCGCGAAAGCGTTCGTCAGTTCCCATCGACAAGATGGACGATCAGACATCAACGTCGAAAGTTATGTCGGTGATGAGTGTGTCTTTATCGGTGAGTTTACGGTGTATCGTAGTAGTAAGGAGGAATCATGA
- the rpmB gene encoding 50S ribosomal protein L28, with protein sequence MARKCYVTGKSPKSGNNRSHALNKTKRTWGVNVQKVRILVDGKPKKVWVSARALKSGKVERV encoded by the coding sequence ATGGCACGTAAATGCTACGTTACTGGAAAATCGCCGAAGTCGGGAAACAACCGTTCACACGCATTGAACAAAACGAAACGCACTTGGGGAGTCAACGTACAAAAAGTACGTATCCTCGTTGACGGTAAACCTAAAAAGGTTTGGGTTTCAGCTCGAGCTCTTAAATCAGGTAAAGTCGAACGCGTATAA
- a CDS encoding DAK2 domain-containing protein: MSVDRLTGAQLVKMIQNGAANLYQNADFVDSLNVFPVPDGDTGTNMNLTMTSGSKEATNATSESVADVASVFARGLLMGARGNSGVILSQLFRGFSKSIEGKETIDTKEFADALQKGVDTAYKAVMKPVEGTILTVARETAVAAITQSETTTDLLELMRGIVDASKVSLEGTPDLLPVLKEVGVVDSGGQGLVCIYEGFLATLEGKELEKPHAPVMEALVEAEHHKSAQSFMSTEEIHYGYCTEIMVRFQDDKLANAPFSEEAFRNELSEFGDSLLVVADEELLKVHVHVETPGDVINKGQKFGELVAVKIENMRQQHSTILEEEGVNHVTAPVATKAKAKSALVTVAMGEGISELFKSLGVSIVIEGGQTMNPSTEDIVKAIEDAHAEHVYVYPNNSNIIMAAEQAASVASCGVTVVKSKTVPQGLAATIVYNPEATVDENERHMTDAIGAVKSGQITYAVRDTSIDGVEIKKDDHMAIAEKQIVATDHSSLGAAKKLIDTLVTEDDEIVTILFGEGVGQDEVDELVAYIESINPDAEVEVHDGKQPLYSYILSVE; this comes from the coding sequence GTGAGTGTAGATCGTTTAACAGGAGCGCAATTAGTCAAGATGATTCAAAATGGCGCGGCGAATCTCTATCAAAATGCAGATTTCGTCGATTCGCTGAACGTATTCCCTGTGCCGGATGGCGATACAGGAACGAACATGAACTTGACGATGACATCGGGATCGAAAGAAGCAACGAACGCAACATCTGAATCTGTCGCAGACGTCGCATCAGTATTCGCACGAGGTCTTTTAATGGGGGCACGTGGGAACTCGGGTGTTATCTTAAGTCAATTATTCCGTGGTTTCTCGAAATCAATCGAAGGAAAAGAAACGATTGATACGAAAGAATTCGCAGATGCCTTGCAAAAAGGTGTCGATACAGCATATAAGGCCGTGATGAAGCCAGTCGAGGGGACGATTTTAACGGTTGCTCGTGAAACAGCAGTCGCTGCGATCACACAATCGGAAACAACGACGGACTTACTTGAATTGATGCGCGGAATCGTCGATGCATCAAAAGTTTCACTCGAAGGAACACCCGATCTTTTACCGGTCTTAAAAGAAGTCGGTGTCGTCGATTCTGGTGGACAAGGACTTGTTTGTATCTATGAAGGGTTCCTTGCGACACTCGAAGGAAAAGAACTTGAAAAACCACATGCTCCTGTCATGGAAGCACTCGTCGAAGCAGAGCATCATAAATCGGCTCAAAGCTTCATGTCGACAGAGGAAATCCATTACGGTTACTGTACAGAAATCATGGTTCGTTTCCAAGATGATAAGTTAGCGAATGCACCGTTCAGTGAAGAAGCATTCCGTAACGAATTATCTGAGTTCGGAGATTCACTGCTCGTCGTCGCAGATGAAGAGTTGCTCAAAGTTCACGTCCATGTCGAGACACCAGGTGATGTCATCAACAAAGGACAAAAATTCGGTGAACTCGTCGCGGTTAAAATCGAAAATATGCGCCAACAACACTCAACGATTTTAGAAGAAGAAGGCGTCAATCACGTAACAGCTCCAGTTGCAACGAAAGCGAAAGCGAAATCTGCACTCGTCACGGTCGCAATGGGCGAAGGGATCAGTGAGCTCTTTAAATCACTCGGCGTCAGCATCGTCATCGAAGGTGGACAGACGATGAACCCGTCGACGGAAGATATCGTCAAAGCGATTGAAGACGCGCATGCGGAGCACGTCTATGTGTATCCGAACAACTCGAACATCATCATGGCGGCTGAACAAGCAGCATCTGTTGCATCATGCGGCGTGACGGTCGTGAAATCAAAAACGGTCCCACAAGGACTGGCTGCGACAATCGTCTACAACCCGGAAGCGACAGTCGATGAGAACGAACGTCACATGACAGATGCGATTGGTGCTGTCAAGTCAGGACAAATCACATATGCTGTCCGTGATACGAGTATCGATGGTGTCGAGATTAAAAAAGATGATCACATGGCGATTGCGGAAAAACAAATCGTCGCAACAGATCACTCGAGTCTCGGTGCAGCGAAGAAACTCATCGATACGCTCGTCACGGAAGACGACGAAATCGTAACGATTTTATTCGGAGAAGGCGTAGGACAAGATGAAGTCGACGAGTTAGTCGCTTACATCGAATCAATCAATCCGGACGCTGAAGTCGAAGTTCACGACGGAAAGCAACCGCTCTATTCATATATTCTTAGTGTTGAATAA
- the sdaAA gene encoding L-serine ammonia-lyase, iron-sulfur-dependent, subunit alpha: MFKSVKELVALATEKNVPISEIMIEQEMTVRHLERDEVYAMMERNLQVMEEAVERSLAGDGVESVTGLTGGDAVLLQRYRASGNGLSGDLLLDAVSKAIGTNEVNAAMGKICATPTAGSAGVVPGTLFAVKERLQPSREEMLRYLFTSGAFGFVVANNASISGAAGGCQAEVGSATAMAAAAIVEMAGGTPDQSAHAFAIALKNMLGLVCDPVAGLVEVPCVKRNAMGGANALVAADMALAGITSRIPCDEVISAMYEIGQMMPSALRETAKGGLANTPTGRWLESKIFGDLSNESIK, encoded by the coding sequence ATGTTTAAATCAGTAAAAGAACTCGTAGCACTCGCTACGGAAAAAAATGTGCCGATTTCAGAAATCATGATTGAACAAGAAATGACGGTCCGCCATTTAGAGCGTGATGAAGTATATGCAATGATGGAACGGAATTTACAAGTCATGGAAGAAGCTGTCGAACGGTCACTTGCAGGTGACGGTGTCGAATCGGTCACCGGTTTGACAGGCGGGGATGCAGTCTTACTGCAACGATATCGGGCGTCAGGGAACGGGTTATCGGGAGATCTTTTGTTAGATGCCGTCAGCAAAGCCATCGGAACGAATGAAGTCAACGCGGCAATGGGGAAAATCTGTGCGACACCAACAGCAGGGAGCGCGGGCGTCGTCCCAGGGACGTTGTTCGCCGTCAAAGAACGGCTTCAGCCTTCACGCGAGGAGATGCTCCGATACCTTTTCACATCGGGTGCGTTCGGGTTCGTTGTTGCCAATAATGCCTCCATCTCAGGTGCGGCAGGCGGATGCCAAGCGGAAGTAGGTTCGGCGACAGCAATGGCAGCTGCTGCGATTGTCGAAATGGCAGGAGGAACCCCGGATCAATCGGCGCATGCGTTTGCAATTGCTTTAAAAAATATGCTTGGTCTCGTCTGTGACCCAGTCGCTGGACTTGTCGAAGTCCCGTGCGTCAAACGAAATGCGATGGGAGGAGCGAATGCGCTCGTCGCAGCCGATATGGCACTGGCTGGCATCACGTCACGTATTCCGTGTGACGAAGTCATCTCGGCAATGTATGAAATCGGTCAAATGATGCCTTCTGCCTTACGTGAAACGGCGAAAGGCGGTCTTGCGAATACACCGACTGGACGCTGGCTCGAGTCGAAGATTTTTGGAGATTTATCGAATGAATCCATCAAGTGA